The sequence below is a genomic window from Halococcus salsus.
GCGAGCGATTCGGCCTCGTCCCGCGAGAGATCGAAGCTGTCGATGTGGCCCTCGTAGACCCGTTTCTCGCCCTCGACGGCTTCGATGAGCGCCGAAAAGGCATCATCGGTCGCGTTGCGGTCGAGAAAGCGGGTTCGCGGGCGAAGGGGCTCCTTGCCGGCGGCCCGGAGCTTCTCGACCGTGTTATCGTGGACCGGGGAGCCGTCGGCGCGCTCGGCCAGCCAGTCGGCGGCCGCGATACACCGGACGGGGTCGTCCTCGTCGGATGTGGAGAGCGCCTCGAACGCCTCGGCGAGCAGCGCGCGTTCGGCGGGGTCGGCCTCAAAGCTCGCGTAGGCCTCCGTCACCCCGAAGTACCCCATTCGGGCCGCGAGGTCGCGCGAGAGCCGGACGTGTGGGTCCTGGTCCGGTCCCACAGGGATCACCGTTGGTTTCGGCTCGTCGAGTTGGGGATAGAGGATGTCCGCCATCTGGGTCACGACCGACTGCATGTGTGAGACGTCGGTCTCGCCGCCGAAACCGTAGATGCTTTCGAGCTCCGAGAAGTTGGTCTCGATGCCGAGCTCGAACGCGAGGTCCTGGAGCGGACGGTTGTCCGACTGCCGGTAGAGTTCGCCCGCCTCGGGGTCGAAGCCGAGCGCGATCAGGCTCAGGAGGTAGTCCCGCGCGTGCTCGTCGATCTCCGCCCACGAGAGCCCGCGGGCGCTGTGGGCTTCGAGGTCGGCGATGAGTCCATAGGTATCCGCGCCGCGCTCCTGATGCCAGATGAGTTCGTCGAAGACGAGTTTGTGGCCGATGTGCGGGTCGCCGGTCGGCATGAACCCCGAGAGCGCCGCGGCGGGGTCGTCGTTCCGCAACGCGTCGAGCACCCGTCCGTAGCCCCGATGGCCGAAGATGACCCCGCGACGCATCAGGTAGTGCGGGGCGGGGACGCCGGGCAGCACGTCGTCGAAGGCCTCGATCCCGAACTCCTCGAAGAGGTTGCGGTAGTCCTCGACCGTCGAGGAGCCCCACGGGTCGAGCGTCGTTCCGTCGGCTCCTGTGGCGGTTCCTCCATCGGGCCGAGGCCGGTCCGGCGCTCGTGCGTCGTGGTCTGGGTCTGTCATGGGCGGATTCGCTCGACGGCGAGCCAGTCGATAGTATCGTTCGAGCCCGTCAGCGCAAAAACCGTTCGCTTGTGGACCCCACCCGCGAGCCGGGCGTCGAGCGAGAGTTCGCGCGGCCCGAACGCGTAGCCCGCCGGAAGCACCCGAACCAGGTTCTCGGAGTGCCCGAGGTTCTCGACCGTTTCGACCGTCGAGTAGGTTCGGAAGTCCGCCCCGAACTTGAAGCCTGTCTTGGGAACCAACCCCTTCGAACGAAGCGCCGCGTAGACCGCGAGCCGACGGTCGAACCGTTCGCCCTCGACCTCGCGCCCGCGCTCGACGACCGCGGCGGGCTCGACGTCGAGATCGAGGACTCCCTCGCGGGCGAGATAGGCGGCTTCGACCAGCGAGAGCTGGAGCGGCCCGCCCTCGGCCCCGCGACCCGCGAGGCGCTGGCCAAAGAAGCCGCGCTCGTAGAGGTCCTCCGGCGGGTCCCAGAGCACGACCCGGTCGGCGAGGATCTCGCCCGACGCACGCGAGGGATCGTAGTCGGTGCTCCCCTCGATGGTCGGACGACTCGTTTCGAGGTAGGTAATCTCGCTCTCCTCGTCGACGACCGCGAGAACGACGTCACCGAGGTCGGTCGCCGGAACCGATTCGCGCTCGCCCGCCACCCGGATCCGATAGCGAACCTCGTCGTCCCACGGCCCCTTTCCCTGCGGGTAGACCACGAGGTCCGCGGCCGAACTGGGGTTCTCGACCCAGCCGTCGCGCGCGGGCGAGAGGTAGAACCCGCGCTCGCGGAAGTCCTTGTAGACCAGAAACCTGACCACGAGCCGGTCGTCCGTGGTGAGAAATTCCCGGAGTCCCATGCCATCGACCGTATCGAGGTCGTCGCGGTAGAGGAGGTGGGCGGCCTCGACCGGCGCGAGCGCG
It includes:
- a CDS encoding tryptophan--tRNA ligase, with the protein product MTDPDHDARAPDRPRPDGGTATGADGTTLDPWGSSTVEDYRNLFEEFGIEAFDDVLPGVPAPHYLMRRGVIFGHRGYGRVLDALRNDDPAAALSGFMPTGDPHIGHKLVFDELIWHQERGADTYGLIADLEAHSARGLSWAEIDEHARDYLLSLIALGFDPEAGELYRQSDNRPLQDLAFELGIETNFSELESIYGFGGETDVSHMQSVVTQMADILYPQLDEPKPTVIPVGPDQDPHVRLSRDLAARMGYFGVTEAYASFEADPAERALLAEAFEALSTSDEDDPVRCIAAADWLAERADGSPVHDNTVEKLRAAGKEPLRPRTRFLDRNATDDAFSALIEAVEGEKRVYEGHIDSFDLSRDEAESLASEVELDHGGYGFVAPSSIYHRFMTGLTGGKMSSSIPASHISLLDDPEDGYNKVKSATTGGRETAEKQRELGGKADECPVYELYAYLLAADDDEFATTVYEECTGGERLCGGCKEQAAELMREFLEEHQEKRAEAEDLLADLDIDLDSPRAT
- the endA gene encoding tRNA-intron lyase gives rise to the protein MDATLDGDVVRAGGDARQRFYDSRGYGRPTGSGVALAPVEAAHLLYRDDLDTVDGMGLREFLTTDDRLVVRFLVYKDFRERGFYLSPARDGWVENPSSAADLVVYPQGKGPWDDEVRYRIRVAGERESVPATDLGDVVLAVVDEESEITYLETSRPTIEGSTDYDPSRASGEILADRVVLWDPPEDLYERGFFGQRLAGRGAEGGPLQLSLVEAAYLAREGVLDLDVEPAAVVERGREVEGERFDRRLAVYAALRSKGLVPKTGFKFGADFRTYSTVETVENLGHSENLVRVLPAGYAFGPRELSLDARLAGGVHKRTVFALTGSNDTIDWLAVERIRP